tcaattttttttaagtggataaaccattcTAAAATTGAAGAATTTACCTAGATAATTAAttgtctattaaaaaaaataaaataaaacaaaacaaaaaccactaaacaacttaaataaacctaaaaaaaaactaataagagTTTGGTAACGAGACCCAATTGATCTATCTTATCTTCTTTTGATATCGTTCCTCCTTATCCTTCTGCTTTCACCACATGAGTTTTGTCCAAATGCAAAAGGAATTTTCTTCTTAACTCTTTTGAAGCGTTGAAATAAAATTGGTCCAAACCAGAAACCATCCCCATAATTAGCTCTCCTCTCCATTGGACGTTTTACTTCATCTAAATAAATTCTCTGCTGATCAGGAGTAAGAGAAACGTTTACCACACGTCTAGATAACTCTTCAATCAAACTCATTGGATCCAGAGTTTTGTTCTCAAGTCTTTTGaaactattaataaaattagaacTAAACATCACACCCCCATCAACTCTCACCATCATCTTGTGAGCAATAGCCACACGTTCCAGACGTTGAAGTAGTTGCTGTAATTCAAGCCATTGCATTTGCCTTAAGTCATTGTTCAAACTTAATGCAGGTGTTTCTCTTTCCTCCATTTCTACAACAACAATGCTGTTGAATGCTTGCATGCATGTTgccattttattaatttcttccacTTTTGGAGCACTTTGATCTTCAAGAGTTAGCTTGCTGAATGCTTCCGAAGCTGTTGGTGTTTTGCTTTCAATTAGTTTTGAGGCAGCTTGTTCAAGATAAGAATCCTTTGTGGATGTTGGGTGGCAAATGAAGCACATTGGATGACTTTGGTGATGACCATTGGCGCACATAAACGGTGTTGGTCTCTGTGCACAACAAATCATAAATgactttatttgtttgtttgaaattttttttgatgaaacacttaaatatattaaaaatgttgaaaatatgttcttttccaaaaaataaataaataaataaataaaaaataaatgaaaatatagccataaaaaataataatgattggATAACACTATAATAACAAAATTGGGATGCATTGTACTTTACCAGTTAATTTCCACTACTAATGGATTATTTTATGGTTGTTGTTATGCTTTTTCTTCCTTGTGCAAGCATagggtttatctattttaaaaaaataaaaaaaataaaaattggaatgCGTTGTACTCACAAGTAGGActgtatttgagccgagccgttcgtgagtacctcggtgttcggctcgataaaggctcgttcgtgtttagctcatattgtaaacgagccaagcttgaacatcattttcaagctcgattaataaacgagccaagcttgagcagccaaaagctcggctcgttttggctcgcgaacacagctcgtgaccaagctcatgaacaagctcgtttataagctcgattctgagctcgtttatatatatatatatatatattacattatatatatgtatatgtatatgtatattaaggtgtatatgtgactatgtcattgttgtcaatttgagttacacatatagggctataaactactattcaaaggctaagctcattaaaaactcaggtcaactagttcattaagttaaatgaactcataagataaacgagccaagcttgaacaccaccaaactcggctcattaaatcttgtgaagaactcgtttattgtataattaaaagctcgtttatagtatcatttacaattttatttgtaacaatcattaatataatcaaactcaaatcgagttgagccacacttgataatgattcattaaataagtttactaaataaaaaaataaaataaaaaaaaaatagtcaagccttaatcaagttagctagctaagtctaaccttcgaattttcttaacaagttgagctcaagcatgaagctcgaaaga
The DNA window shown above is from Dioscorea cayenensis subsp. rotundata cultivar TDr96_F1 chromosome 12, TDr96_F1_v2_PseudoChromosome.rev07_lg8_w22 25.fasta, whole genome shotgun sequence and carries:
- the LOC120274143 gene encoding uncharacterized protein LOC120274143, producing the protein MCANGHHQSHPMCFICHPTSTKDSYLEQAASKLIESKTPTASEAFSKLTLEDQSAPKVEEINKMATCMQAFNSIVVVEMEERETPALSLNNDLRQMQWLELQQLLQRLERVAIAHKMMVRVDGGVMFSSNFINSFKRLENKTLDPMSLIEELSRRVVNVSLTPDQQRIYLDEVKRPMERRANYGDGFWFGPILFQRFKRVKKKIPFAFGQNSCGESRRIRRNDIKRR